A single region of the Pan troglodytes isolate AG18354 chromosome 22, NHGRI_mPanTro3-v2.0_pri, whole genome shotgun sequence genome encodes:
- the SLC5A3 gene encoding sodium/myo-inositol cotransporter produces MRAVLDTADIAIVALYFILVMCIGFFAMWKSNRSTVSGYFLAGRSMTWVAIGASLFVSNIGSEHFIGLAGSGAASGFAVGAWEFNALLLLQLLGWVFIPIYIRSGVYTMPEYLSKRFGGHRIQVYFAALSLILYIFTKLSVDLYSGALFIQESLGWNLYVSVILLIGMTALLTVTGGLVAVIYTDTLQALLMIIGALTLMIISIMEIGGFEEVKRRYMLASPDVTSILLTYNLSNTNSCNVSPKKEALKMLRNPTDEDVPWPGFILGQTPASVWYWCADQVIVQRVLAAKNIAHAKGSTLMAGFLKLLPMFIIVVPGMISRILFTDDIACINPEHCMLVCGSRAGCSNIAYPRLVMKLVPVGLRGLMMAVMIAALMSDLDSIFNSASTIFTLDVYKLIRKSASSRELMIVGRIFVAFMVVISIAWVPIIVEMQGGQMYLYIQEVADYLTPPVAALFLLAIFWKRCNEQGAFYGGMAGFVLGAVRLILAFAYRAPECDQPDNRPGFIKDIHYMYVATGLFWVTGLITVIVSLLTPPPTKEQIRTTTFWSKKNLVVKENCSPKEEPYKMQEKSILRCSENNETINHIIPNGKSEDSIKGLQPEDVNLLVTCREEGNPVASLGHSEAETPVDAYSNGQAALMGEKERKKETDDGGRYWKFIDWFCGFKSKSLSKRSLRDLMEEEAVCLQMLEETRQVKVILNIGLFAVCSLGIFMFVYFSL; encoded by the coding sequence ATGAGAGCTGTACTGGACACAGCAGACATTGCCATAGTGGCCCTGTATTTTATCCTGGTCATGTGCATTGGTTTTTTTGCCATGTGGAAATCTAATAGAAGCACCGTGAGTGGATACTTCCTGGCGGGGCGCTCTATGACCTGGGTAGCAATTGGTGCCTCTCTGTTTGTGAGCAATATTGGGAGTGAGCACTTCATTGGGCTGGCAGGATCTGGAGCTGCAAGTGGATTTGCAGTGGGCGCATGGGAATTCAATGCCTTACTGCTTTTACAACTTCTGGGATGGGTTTTCATCCCAATTTACATCCGGTCAGGGGTATATACCATGCCTGAATACTTGTCCAAGCGATTTGGTGGCCATAGGATTCAGGTCTATTTTGCAGCCTTGTCTCTGATTCTCTATATTTTCACCAAGCTCTCGGTGGATCTGTATTCGGGTGCCCTTTTTATCCAGGAGTCTTTGGGTTGGAATCTTTATGTGTCTGTCATCCTGCTCATTGGCATGACTGCTTTGCTGACTGTCACCGGAGGCCTTGTTGCAGTGATCTACACAGACACTCTGCAGGCTCTGCTCATGATCATTGGGGCACTTACACTTATGATTATTAGCATAATGGAGATTGGCGGGTTTGAGGAAGTTAAGAGAAGGTACATGTTGGCCTCACCCGATGTCACTTCCATCTTATTGACATACAACCTTTCCAACACAAATTCTTGTAATGTCTCCCCTAAGAAAGAAGCCCTGAAAATGCTGCGGAATCCAACAGATGAAGATGTTCCTTGGCCTGGATTCATTCTTGGGCAGACCCCAGCTTCAGTATGGTACTGGTGTGCTGACCAAGTCATCGTGCAGAGGGTCCTTGCAGCCAAAAACATTGCTCATGCCAAAGGCTCTACTCTTATGGCTGGCTTCTTAAAGCTCCTGCCAATGTTTATCATAGTTGTCCCAGGAATGATTTCCAGGATACTGTTTACTGATGATATAGCTTGCATCAACCCAGAGCACTGCATGCTGGTGTGTGGAAGCAGAGCTGGTTGCTCCAATATTGCTTACCCACGCCTGGTGATGAAGCTGGTTCCTGTGGGCCTTCGGGGCTTAATGATGGCAGTGATGATTGCAGCTCTGATGAGTGACTTAGACTCTATCTTTAACAGTGCCAGTACCATATTCACCCTCGATGTGTACAAACTTATCCGCAAGAGCGCAAGCTCCCGGGAGTTAATGATTGTGGGGAGGATATTTGTGGCATTTATGGTGGTGATCAGCATAGCATGGGTGCCAATCATCGTGGAGATGCAAGGAGGCCAGATGTACCTTTACATTCAGGAGGTAGCAGATTACCTGACACCCCCAGTGGCAGCCTTGTTCCTGCTGGCAATTTTCTGGAAGCGCTGCAATGAACAAGGGGCTTTCTATGGTGGAATGGCTGGCTTTGTTCTTGGAGCAGTCCGTTTGATACTGGCCTTTGCCTACCGTGCCCCAGAATGTGACCAACCTGATAATAGGCCGGGCTTCATCAAAGACATCCATTATATGTATGTGGCCACAGGATTGTTTTGGGTCACGGGACTCATTACTGTAATTGTGAGCCTTCTCACGCCACCTCCCACAAAGGAACAGATTCGAACCACCACCTTTTGGTCTAAGAAGAACCTGGTGGTGAAGGAGAACTGCTCCCCAAAAGAGGAACCATACAAAATGCAAGAAAAGAGCATTCTGAGATGCAGTGAGAATAATGAGACCATCAACCACATCATTCCCAACGGGAAATCTGAAGACAGCATTAAGGGCCTTCAGCCTGAAGATGTTAATCTGTTGGTAACCTGCAGAGAGGAGGGCAACCCAGTGGCATCCTTAGGTCATTCAGAGGCAGAAACACCAGTTGACGCTTACTCTAATGGGCAAGCAGCTCTCAtgggtgagaaagagagaaagaaagaaacggaTGATGGAGGTCGGTACTGGAAGTTTATAGACTGGTTTTGTGGCTTTAAAAGTAAGAGCCTCAGCAAGAGGAGTCTCAGAGACCTGATGGAGGAGGAGGCTGTTTGTTTACAGATGCTAGAAGAGACTCGGCAAGTTAAAGTAATACTAAATATTGGACTTTTTGCTGTGTGTTCACTTggaattttcatgtttgtttatttctccttatgA